A single window of Brevundimonas naejangsanensis DNA harbors:
- a CDS encoding gamma carbonic anhydrase family protein: MSVYSLGDSKPQLPAEGEYWIAPSATVLGNVILHPGASIWFNAVLRGDNDPIVIGADSNIQDGSILHTDLGSPLTIGAGVTVGHKVMLHGCEIGDNSLIGIGAVILNGARIGKNCLIGANALITEGKVIPDNSLVMGQPGKVVRELEEGQIEGLRMSAQHYVQNWRRYVTDLKRID; the protein is encoded by the coding sequence ATGAGTGTTTACAGTCTGGGCGACAGCAAGCCTCAGCTTCCAGCGGAAGGCGAATACTGGATTGCGCCCAGTGCGACCGTCCTAGGGAATGTGATTCTGCATCCGGGCGCCAGCATCTGGTTCAACGCCGTGCTGCGCGGCGACAACGATCCCATCGTCATTGGGGCCGACAGCAATATTCAGGACGGCAGCATCCTGCACACCGACCTGGGATCGCCTCTGACGATCGGCGCCGGGGTCACGGTGGGGCACAAGGTGATGCTGCACGGCTGCGAGATCGGCGACAACAGCCTGATCGGCATCGGCGCGGTCATCCTGAACGGGGCGCGTATCGGAAAGAACTGCCTGATCGGCGCCAACGCCCTGATCACCGAGGGCAAGGTCATTCCTGACAACAGTCTGGTCATGGGCCAGCCCGGCAAGGTGGTGCGGGAATTGGAAGAGGGTCAGATCGAGGGCCTTCGCATGTCGGCGCAGCACTATGTCCAAAACTGGCGGCGCTATGTGACGGACCTGAAGCGGATCGACTGA